A genomic stretch from Desulfotignum balticum DSM 7044 includes:
- a CDS encoding AtpZ/AtpI family protein: protein MKKETGKTIRELGYFASLGMSVALSIFIGLGLGLWLDKKFDTNPVLMFVGLIIGIIAGFSNIVRAGKKGKNY, encoded by the coding sequence ATGAAAAAAGAAACCGGTAAAACCATCAGAGAATTAGGCTATTTTGCCAGCCTCGGCATGTCCGTGGCCCTGTCGATTTTTATCGGTCTTGGCCTGGGTCTCTGGCTGGATAAGAAATTTGATACAAACCCGGTCCTGATGTTTGTGGGATTGATCATCGGGATTATTGCCGGATTCAGTAATATTGTCCGGGCCGGGAAAAAAGGAAAAAATTATTAA
- a CDS encoding ATP synthase subunit I yields the protein MQDLTKIVDMVTKCNWLLLILVAMVSVMITATSFYLGVVAGGLIVAVNFHLLKRTIQKDIRPEKVMEKGRSLTGRVLIKYYIRFVVSGLLIFLLISNHVVHPLGLLTGLSVVVASVFLVTVLVVTRLYFKEAV from the coding sequence ATGCAGGACCTGACAAAAATTGTGGATATGGTCACAAAATGCAACTGGCTGCTGTTGATTCTCGTTGCCATGGTGTCGGTGATGATCACTGCCACCTCGTTTTATCTGGGCGTGGTGGCCGGCGGATTGATTGTGGCCGTCAATTTTCATCTTTTGAAACGTACCATCCAAAAGGATATCCGACCCGAGAAGGTCATGGAAAAAGGACGGTCCCTCACGGGGCGTGTCCTCATAAAGTATTACATCCGGTTCGTTGTCAGCGGTCTGCTGATTTTTCTGCTGATATCGAATCACGTCGTTCATCCGCTGGGGCTTCTGACAGGTCTGTCAGTGGTGGTTGCAAGCGTGTTCCTGGTGACAGTGCTTGTGGTGACAAGATTATATTTTAAGGAGGCGGTATAA
- the atpB gene encoding F0F1 ATP synthase subunit A, whose protein sequence is MEHPYLFLTSVFGLFGLEEWAASHPHVTYMWLAMLILIIFGWLAGKSVSLVPETAQNVFEVLISGMEEFVVSITGEEGRKSYPLLITIFLFVLVGNLMGLVPSLYPPTASVNTTMALALIAVGWSHVVGVWHHGFKYIKHFLGPVPLMIPLFLPIELIAHMARVLSLTFRLFGNMMGHELVVLILLMLGGMFLAPLPVMAMGVFVALVQAFVFFLLSTMYIAGAIEEAH, encoded by the coding sequence GTGGAACATCCGTATTTATTTCTGACATCTGTATTTGGACTGTTTGGATTGGAAGAATGGGCGGCAAGTCATCCGCATGTGACCTATATGTGGCTGGCCATGCTCATTTTAATCATTTTCGGCTGGCTGGCGGGCAAAAGCGTATCTCTGGTGCCTGAAACCGCGCAGAATGTGTTTGAAGTGCTGATTTCCGGCATGGAGGAGTTCGTGGTCAGTATTACCGGAGAAGAAGGCCGTAAATCCTATCCATTGCTGATTACCATTTTTCTTTTCGTGCTGGTGGGCAACCTCATGGGACTGGTGCCGTCCCTGTATCCTCCCACGGCCAGTGTGAATACAACCATGGCCCTGGCATTGATCGCAGTGGGATGGAGTCATGTGGTGGGGGTCTGGCATCACGGGTTCAAATATATCAAGCATTTTCTGGGACCGGTTCCTTTAATGATCCCTTTGTTTCTCCCCATTGAGCTGATTGCCCACATGGCCCGGGTTCTGTCTCTGACCTTTCGTCTGTTTGGAAACATGATGGGGCATGAACTGGTGGTGCTTATTCTTCTGATGCTGGGCGGCATGTTTCTGGCACCGTTGCCCGTGATGGCCATGGGCGTTTTCGTGGCCCTGGTTCAGGCGTTCGTGTTTTTTCTTTTGTCCACCATGTATATTGCCGGTGCCATTGAAGAAGCGCATTAA
- the atpE gene encoding ATP synthase F0 subunit C, with protein MEFLVGSVWAAGLAIGIAAFGCGIGQGLGLNGAMSGISRNPEAAGKIQVNMLIGLALIESLCIYALVVSLILMYAHPALQAATAAIGGH; from the coding sequence ATGGAATTTCTTGTAGGTAGTGTATGGGCTGCAGGTCTGGCCATCGGTATTGCGGCATTTGGTTGCGGCATCGGACAGGGCCTGGGTTTGAACGGCGCAATGAGCGGTATTTCCAGAAACCCGGAAGCAGCCGGTAAAATTCAGGTGAATATGCTGATCGGTCTGGCTCTGATCGAGTCTCTGTGTATTTATGCACTGGTTGTGTCCCTGATCCTCATGTATGCGCATCCGGCACTTCAGGCTGCGACTGCTGCGATTGGCGGACATTGA
- a CDS encoding PilZ domain-containing protein, whose amino-acid sequence MHQPTIEFSAVSDDTAQHSRRFYRVPVNDDSVVSFFISDIGHRVSEISQTGIGLVLENNQTFEVGERLDACRLHFDDIRLNDLTGRIVHCSPHEDLWKFGIQWIDMSDSQKQQMQSLFSRLKKQVLASIPPSMPKEAGREK is encoded by the coding sequence ATGCATCAGCCAACCATTGAGTTTTCAGCTGTATCCGATGACACGGCCCAGCATTCGAGACGGTTTTACCGGGTGCCGGTCAATGACGATTCCGTTGTTTCTTTTTTCATCTCTGATATCGGCCACAGGGTATCAGAGATCAGCCAGACGGGGATTGGCCTTGTTCTTGAGAACAACCAGACCTTTGAAGTGGGAGAACGCCTGGATGCCTGCCGTTTGCATTTTGATGATATCCGTTTGAACGATCTGACCGGGCGGATTGTCCATTGTTCTCCCCATGAAGATCTCTGGAAATTCGGCATTCAGTGGATTGACATGAGCGATTCACAAAAACAACAGATGCAAAGCCTGTTTTCCAGACTGAAAAAACAGGTGCTCGCATCGATACCGCCGTCAATGCCAAAAGAAGCAGGCAGAGAAAAATGA
- a CDS encoding AAA family ATPase: MIIVCPKCSRKHKVSPDAVTPYIQSGKKLFATCKACKYRFPVLMNTLGDLEKKAGQPILETKARARKICVTLSKGGVGKTTTSVNLSCGLAMNGYRVLLVDTDTQGQSAYMLGKKPGAGLTELLTGELTPNECIIEARKNLWLLGGGKSLAGVKRIIDRKSYGAEWALSEALSNLDTQYDFIIMDTAPGWDQLIVNVLFYATEVLVPVALEVMPLHGLSEFLKSLGSIQQYRKEIELKYIVPTFLDTRIKGPQTLHSELKRLYPDQLCAPIHYNESLAEAPSFGKSIFEFAPGSRASADYRELVRKVSMNDKAFS; the protein is encoded by the coding sequence GTGATTATCGTCTGTCCCAAATGCAGTAGAAAACACAAAGTCAGTCCGGATGCAGTAACGCCGTATATTCAATCGGGTAAAAAGCTGTTTGCCACGTGCAAGGCCTGTAAATACCGGTTTCCGGTCTTGATGAATACCCTGGGCGATCTGGAAAAAAAAGCCGGCCAGCCGATCTTGGAAACCAAGGCCCGGGCCAGAAAAATCTGTGTGACGTTGAGCAAAGGCGGCGTCGGGAAAACAACCACATCCGTGAATTTAAGCTGCGGCCTGGCCATGAACGGATACCGGGTCCTGCTGGTGGATACGGATACCCAGGGCCAGTCAGCGTATATGCTGGGGAAAAAACCGGGCGCGGGCCTGACGGAACTGCTCACCGGAGAACTGACACCCAATGAGTGCATTATTGAGGCCAGGAAAAATCTGTGGCTTCTGGGCGGGGGAAAATCTCTGGCCGGGGTGAAGCGCATCATTGACCGGAAAAGTTATGGTGCCGAATGGGCCCTGTCTGAAGCCCTGTCAAACCTGGACACCCAGTATGACTTTATTATCATGGACACGGCCCCTGGATGGGATCAGTTGATTGTCAACGTGCTGTTTTATGCCACCGAGGTTCTGGTGCCTGTGGCGTTGGAAGTGATGCCCCTTCATGGGTTGTCTGAATTTTTAAAAAGCCTGGGGTCCATCCAGCAGTACCGCAAGGAGATCGAGCTTAAATACATTGTGCCGACATTTTTAGATACCCGGATCAAGGGGCCCCAGACCCTTCACAGTGAATTGAAAAGATTGTATCCGGATCAATTGTGTGCCCCGATTCACTACAATGAAAGCCTGGCAGAGGCCCCGTCCTTTGGCAAATCGATTTTTGAATTTGCGCCCGGATCCAGGGCCTCAGCCGATTATCGGGAGCTGGTAAGAAAAGTCAGCATGAATGACAAGGCCTTTTCTTAA
- a CDS encoding ACT domain-containing protein — protein sequence MLAEQISIFIENKEGRLAEVTAILRDADVNIRALSLADTTDFGVLRLIVNDNEKAEQALRKEGFTVGRTKVLAVEVSDEPGGLNKVLDPLWMQNVNVEYMYAFANPQCKNAIMVFRFDDHDKALEILEKHQIKVITTEDISRL from the coding sequence ATGCTTGCCGAACAGATATCCATATTCATTGAAAACAAGGAAGGTCGTCTGGCGGAAGTCACCGCTATTTTAAGGGATGCGGATGTGAATATCCGGGCACTGTCCCTGGCCGACACCACGGATTTCGGGGTGCTGCGGCTCATTGTCAACGACAATGAAAAAGCGGAACAGGCGCTGCGCAAAGAAGGATTCACCGTGGGAAGAACCAAGGTGCTGGCCGTGGAGGTATCGGATGAACCCGGAGGGCTCAACAAGGTGCTGGATCCTTTGTGGATGCAGAATGTCAATGTGGAATATATGTATGCGTTTGCCAATCCCCAGTGCAAGAACGCCATCATGGTTTTCCGGTTCGACGACCATGACAAAGCCCTTGAAATTCTGGAGAAACATCAAATCAAAGTGATCACCACCGAAGACATTTCCCGGTTGTGA
- a CDS encoding phenylacetate--CoA ligase family protein has translation MPIFDIDFETMPREGLEAIQLRRLQTTIARVYATVPFYRQQFDNAGITPKDIQSIKDLQHVPFTVKQDLRDNYPYGMFAVPMEQVVRIHASSGTTGQPTVVGYTRRDVDTWASLMARSLAAAGAGAGDIIHNAFGYGLFTGGLGAHYGAERLGASVIPVSGGNTKRQITIMKDFKPTILCGTPSYILHLAEVADDMGVDFKDLFFKSGIFGAEPWTENMRQELESKLHLKAVDIYGLSEIIGPGVSIECKEEQKGLHVFEDHFIVEIIDPETGEVLPYGESGELVFTSLTKEAFPVIRYRTRDISSLNPTPCACGRTFVRMTKPAGRTDDMLIIRGVNVFPSQIESVLMENQTIRPHYQLEVDRKGNLDTLTVKVEINEKVFSDDIKSLQTMENKIAHDIKEMLGVTARVMLVEPKTIQRSQGKAVRVIDKRNF, from the coding sequence ATGCCCATTTTTGATATTGATTTTGAAACCATGCCCAGGGAGGGCCTGGAAGCCATTCAGTTGCGGCGGTTACAGACGACCATTGCCCGTGTTTACGCCACGGTGCCGTTTTACAGGCAACAATTTGACAACGCAGGGATTACCCCCAAAGACATCCAGTCCATTAAGGATCTGCAACATGTCCCCTTTACCGTTAAGCAGGATTTAAGGGACAACTATCCTTACGGCATGTTTGCCGTTCCCATGGAGCAGGTGGTGAGAATCCACGCCTCTTCCGGCACCACGGGCCAGCCCACGGTGGTGGGATATACCCGCCGGGATGTGGATACCTGGGCCAGTCTCATGGCCCGGAGCCTGGCTGCGGCCGGTGCCGGTGCCGGGGACATTATCCACAACGCATTTGGTTATGGATTGTTCACCGGCGGCTTAGGTGCCCACTATGGGGCGGAGCGGCTGGGGGCGTCTGTGATTCCGGTTTCCGGCGGCAATACCAAACGCCAGATCACGATCATGAAAGATTTCAAACCCACGATTTTATGCGGGACCCCGTCTTATATCCTACATCTGGCGGAAGTGGCCGATGACATGGGGGTGGATTTCAAGGATCTGTTTTTCAAATCCGGGATTTTCGGCGCAGAACCCTGGACGGAAAACATGCGGCAGGAACTGGAATCCAAGCTTCATCTTAAAGCCGTGGATATTTACGGGCTCAGTGAAATCATCGGCCCCGGGGTCTCCATTGAATGCAAAGAAGAACAAAAAGGGCTTCATGTGTTCGAAGACCATTTTATTGTGGAAATCATTGATCCGGAAACCGGTGAGGTCCTGCCCTATGGCGAATCCGGAGAACTGGTTTTCACTTCTTTGACCAAAGAAGCGTTTCCCGTGATCCGGTACCGCACCCGGGACATCTCCTCTCTAAACCCGACCCCGTGTGCCTGCGGCCGGACCTTTGTCCGCATGACCAAGCCGGCCGGCCGCACGGATGACATGCTGATCATCCGGGGAGTCAATGTGTTTCCGTCCCAGATCGAAAGCGTGCTCATGGAAAATCAGACGATCCGCCCCCATTACCAGCTGGAAGTGGATCGAAAAGGAAATCTGGATACCCTGACCGTGAAAGTGGAAATCAACGAAAAGGTTTTCAGTGACGACATCAAAAGCCTTCAGACCATGGAAAACAAAATCGCTCATGATATCAAAGAGATGCTGGGCGTCACCGCCAGGGTCATGCTGGTGGAACCCAAAACCATTCAGCGAAGCCAGGGCAAAGCCGTTCGGGTCATTGATAAACGGAACTTTTAA
- a CDS encoding enoyl-CoA hydratase/isomerase family protein — MSFETILFTTQNNIALIQFNRPKALNALNNALFDELDQALDQVAADADIRVLVLTGAGEKAFVAGADIVELSRMTPLQGKKFSRKGQNVFSKIENLPIPAIAAVNGYALGGGSEAALACDFIYASEKAVFGLPEITLGLIPGFGGTQRLARLVGTNRAREMVFTGKNITAQQAYEFGMVNQVCAPEELMETVMKTAGVIASRGRASLRAAKEVIHNGTNVDLETGCRIENDAFGLTMSSEDAKEGTAAFLEKRKPQFKGTLD, encoded by the coding sequence ATGTCTTTTGAAACCATTCTTTTTACCACACAAAATAACATCGCCCTGATACAGTTCAACCGGCCCAAAGCATTGAATGCCTTGAACAATGCCTTGTTTGACGAACTGGATCAGGCTTTGGACCAGGTGGCGGCCGATGCCGATATCCGGGTGCTGGTGCTCACCGGGGCCGGAGAAAAAGCGTTTGTGGCGGGTGCGGACATTGTGGAACTGAGCCGCATGACCCCGCTCCAGGGTAAAAAATTTTCCAGAAAAGGACAGAACGTGTTCTCAAAAATCGAGAACCTGCCCATTCCGGCCATTGCCGCTGTGAACGGCTATGCACTGGGCGGGGGGTCTGAAGCGGCCCTGGCCTGTGATTTTATCTATGCGTCTGAAAAAGCCGTGTTCGGGCTGCCGGAAATCACTTTGGGCCTGATCCCGGGATTCGGCGGGACCCAGCGCCTGGCACGCCTGGTGGGAACCAACCGGGCCAGGGAAATGGTGTTTACCGGCAAAAATATCACGGCCCAGCAGGCCTATGAATTCGGCATGGTCAATCAGGTCTGTGCACCGGAAGAACTCATGGAAACCGTGATGAAAACCGCCGGTGTCATCGCCTCCCGGGGACGGGCATCCTTGCGGGCCGCCAAGGAAGTGATCCACAACGGCACCAATGTGGATCTGGAAACCGGGTGCCGGATTGAAAACGATGCGTTCGGCCTGACCATGTCCAGTGAGGATGCAAAAGAAGGCACTGCCGCATTTCTTGAAAAACGAAAACCCCAGTTCAAAGGAACACTTGACTAG
- a CDS encoding N-acetylmuramoyl-L-alanine amidase: MATAPRQEYLAADAAFKELRHSPVKRQKVSEWLHCIHLYEAIYKTHPQSTWAPAGMYRASELYLQLFTLSDDTMFRTRAVDLLVRIRNKYPSSAYNERAASQLKALSENPDPQAHPPRHIRSKKAETQKERLSQIADDTNPADTAKQTVTVAQPTADIDAVLEDLSPDSEKNRSVQKNDLGSDKTGPDAYITDLRFWSNPEYTRIVINADQDRSFSHHLLKKDPDLNIPFQRLYVDIPQALLGKGVSEHTPINDNLLKQARAGQYLPHTVRVVVDIKSFENYKIFSLNDPFRIVIDVWGTDNSATDPGQPPQMAAQTEKLLKTSPMTTDNLKSSDIARQLALGVHKIVIDPGHGGSDPGAPGYAKGVWEKDIVLKLAHKLADKLRDRLRCTVILTRDRDKKLTLEERTAIANTQRADLFISLHTNAARNKNLAGIETYLLNLATDEQAIAVAARENATSKKNISDLEFILSDLMKHAKIGESTRLANDVHQSLVQGMKKKYSNITDLGVKQAPFYVLLGARMPAILVETSFVSNRLECERLLNAAYQDDLCDAIATGVQKYVDATNPRQL, encoded by the coding sequence ATGGCAACGGCTCCCCGACAGGAATACCTGGCGGCGGATGCCGCGTTCAAAGAACTGCGCCATTCACCGGTCAAACGCCAGAAAGTCTCGGAATGGCTGCACTGCATCCACCTTTATGAAGCCATCTACAAAACCCATCCCCAGAGCACCTGGGCCCCGGCCGGCATGTACCGGGCATCTGAACTTTATCTGCAGTTGTTTACCCTGTCCGATGACACCATGTTTCGAACCCGGGCCGTTGACCTGCTGGTGCGAATCCGGAATAAATATCCATCGTCCGCCTACAACGAACGCGCGGCATCCCAGCTTAAAGCGCTTTCGGAAAATCCGGATCCTCAAGCCCATCCTCCCCGGCATATCCGTTCCAAAAAAGCGGAAACCCAAAAAGAACGCCTTTCTCAAATAGCCGATGATACCAACCCCGCGGACACAGCAAAGCAGACTGTGACTGTGGCGCAGCCAACTGCCGACATTGATGCTGTTTTAGAGGATTTATCCCCGGATTCGGAAAAAAACCGGTCTGTCCAAAAAAATGACCTTGGTTCTGATAAAACCGGCCCGGACGCCTATATCACGGATCTGAGGTTCTGGTCCAACCCGGAATACACCCGCATCGTCATCAATGCGGATCAGGACCGGTCATTTTCCCATCATCTTCTCAAAAAAGATCCGGACCTGAACATCCCGTTTCAGCGGCTGTACGTGGACATTCCCCAGGCCCTTCTGGGGAAAGGGGTATCGGAACATACCCCCATCAACGACAATTTGCTCAAGCAGGCCCGGGCCGGTCAGTATTTGCCCCATACCGTCCGGGTGGTGGTGGATATCAAGTCTTTTGAAAATTATAAAATATTTTCTTTGAATGACCCTTTCCGGATTGTCATTGATGTCTGGGGGACCGACAACAGCGCCACGGATCCGGGTCAGCCCCCTCAAATGGCGGCGCAAACAGAAAAATTACTCAAAACCAGCCCCATGACCACGGACAATCTCAAATCCTCGGATATTGCCCGGCAGCTGGCCCTGGGCGTACATAAAATCGTGATCGATCCGGGCCATGGGGGCAGTGATCCCGGCGCACCGGGCTATGCCAAAGGGGTCTGGGAAAAAGACATTGTACTGAAACTGGCCCACAAACTGGCGGACAAACTTCGGGACCGGCTGCGCTGTACCGTGATTCTCACCCGGGACCGTGATAAAAAACTAACGCTGGAAGAACGCACGGCCATCGCCAACACCCAGCGGGCCGATCTGTTTATTTCCCTGCACACCAACGCGGCCCGAAACAAAAATCTGGCCGGCATCGAAACGTATCTTTTGAACCTGGCCACGGATGAACAGGCCATTGCCGTGGCGGCCCGGGAAAATGCCACGTCCAAGAAAAATATTTCCGATCTTGAATTCATTTTAAGCGATTTAATGAAACACGCCAAAATCGGTGAATCCACCCGCCTGGCCAATGACGTTCATCAGTCTCTGGTTCAGGGAATGAAAAAAAAATATTCAAACATCACGGATCTGGGTGTGAAACAGGCCCCGTTTTATGTGCTTTTGGGCGCGCGCATGCCCGCCATTCTCGTTGAAACCTCATTTGTATCCAATAGACTGGAATGTGAGCGGCTGCTGAATGCCGCCTACCAGGATGACCTGTGTGACGCCATTGCCACGGGGGTCCAGAAATATGTGGATGCAACCAATCCACGGCAATTATGA
- the mutS gene encoding DNA mismatch repair protein MutS has product MSEPRQTPMMAQYLDIKEQYKDAILFYRMGDFYEMFHEDAKKAAAILEIALTSRNKNEDAPVPMCGVPYRAADTYIARLIENGCKVAVCDQVEEASAAKGLVKREVVRVITPGMILNETLLDQTTNNFLIALSMIRDRAALACLDISTGTFTTCEILKKGAGIPNALIDEALKLDPREILLPEHMEKDPAFRCVRQALTGRQITYLSPSIFRESDARDRLIEKFNTITLNGFGIDQMPAAISAAGAVTAYVQDTQMQDTTHIFQICPYDLEQFLKLDERTCRNLELLANLQTRDKKGSLISILDKTATAMGSRKIKTWLRHPLVNREEIELRFEAIQMLMDAPHLHKTLITLLKSVYDLERLGSKVSMGQGNARDLLALKNSLLCLPELFSTLNRLDHPLLNGSRVQDLTPVLAQLGNLADLIDTAIREDAPHVLNEGGLINDGYSPELDELVSVSRDGKSWIAKTQAEEKEKTGLSSLKIKYNKVFGYFIEVSKTQAPQVPDHYIRKQTLVNAERFITDEMKEVESKILSAQDKRNALEYDLFCSVRDQVVDNAVTILKMADFIATVDVLQGLARTASENGYTRPEINDQGRIAITHGRHPVVEKLIIGERYVPNSIDMDNEQNQILLITGPNMAGKSTVLRQVALTVIMAQMGAFVPAQNASLCLVDRIFTRVGALDNLSAGQSTFMVEMEETANIVNNATPRSLVILDEIGRGTSTYDGMSIAWAVARYLHDLAGKGVKTLFATHYHELIRLADTHPRIRNFHIAVKEFNDNIVFLRQLKKGGTNKSYGIQVARLAGVPHEIIEDAKQIMTAIEQTDPRQIPHEPHVRKPASGKRRKKNIADGQMELFTPKETELVEMLKQVDISGMTPLDGLNFLNDMKKKAGI; this is encoded by the coding sequence ATGAGCGAGCCCAGACAAACCCCCATGATGGCCCAGTATCTGGACATCAAGGAACAATACAAGGATGCCATTCTTTTTTACCGGATGGGAGATTTCTATGAAATGTTCCATGAAGATGCCAAAAAAGCCGCTGCCATCCTTGAAATCGCACTGACATCCAGAAACAAAAACGAGGATGCCCCCGTGCCCATGTGCGGTGTTCCTTATCGGGCCGCTGACACTTATATTGCCAGGCTCATTGAAAACGGATGCAAAGTGGCGGTCTGTGACCAGGTGGAAGAGGCCTCCGCAGCCAAAGGCCTGGTGAAACGGGAAGTGGTCCGGGTCATCACGCCGGGGATGATCCTGAATGAAACATTGCTGGATCAGACCACCAACAATTTTCTCATCGCCCTTTCCATGATCCGGGACCGGGCCGCCCTGGCCTGTCTGGATATTTCCACGGGCACTTTCACCACCTGCGAAATCCTTAAAAAAGGGGCCGGTATACCCAATGCCCTGATAGATGAAGCTCTCAAACTGGATCCCAGAGAAATTTTACTGCCGGAACATATGGAAAAAGATCCGGCGTTTCGCTGTGTTCGCCAGGCCCTGACCGGCCGCCAGATCACCTACCTTTCTCCATCCATTTTCCGGGAATCAGATGCCAGGGATCGTTTGATTGAAAAATTCAACACCATCACGCTCAACGGGTTCGGTATCGATCAGATGCCGGCGGCCATCAGTGCTGCCGGGGCCGTGACTGCTTATGTCCAAGATACCCAGATGCAGGATACCACCCATATTTTTCAGATCTGCCCCTATGATCTGGAACAGTTTTTAAAACTGGATGAGCGGACATGCCGAAACCTGGAGCTGCTGGCCAACCTCCAGACCCGGGATAAAAAAGGATCGCTCATCTCAATTTTGGACAAGACCGCCACGGCCATGGGCAGCCGTAAAATCAAAACCTGGCTGCGGCATCCTTTGGTGAACCGGGAAGAGATCGAACTGCGGTTTGAAGCGATCCAGATGTTAATGGATGCCCCCCATCTTCACAAGACGCTGATCACCCTTCTCAAATCCGTGTATGACCTGGAACGTCTGGGCAGCAAGGTGTCTATGGGCCAGGGCAATGCCAGGGACCTGCTGGCATTGAAAAACTCTTTGCTCTGTCTGCCGGAATTATTTTCCACCTTAAACCGTCTGGACCATCCCTTGCTCAACGGCAGCCGGGTCCAGGATCTGACACCGGTACTGGCACAGCTGGGAAACCTGGCCGATCTGATCGACACGGCCATCCGGGAGGATGCGCCCCATGTGCTCAATGAAGGCGGCCTGATCAACGATGGTTACAGCCCGGAACTCGACGAGCTGGTATCCGTTTCCAGAGATGGAAAATCCTGGATTGCCAAAACCCAGGCCGAAGAAAAGGAAAAAACCGGGCTGTCTTCCTTGAAAATCAAATACAACAAGGTATTCGGGTATTTTATCGAAGTTTCCAAAACGCAAGCCCCCCAGGTACCGGATCATTATATTCGAAAACAGACTCTGGTGAATGCGGAACGGTTTATCACCGATGAAATGAAAGAAGTGGAATCCAAAATTCTGTCCGCCCAGGACAAACGCAACGCCCTGGAATATGATCTGTTTTGTTCGGTGCGGGACCAGGTGGTGGACAATGCCGTGACCATTTTAAAAATGGCGGATTTCATTGCCACGGTGGATGTGCTCCAGGGCCTGGCCCGGACCGCATCGGAAAATGGCTATACCCGCCCGGAAATCAATGATCAGGGCCGTATTGCCATTACCCACGGCCGGCACCCGGTGGTGGAAAAACTGATCATCGGCGAACGGTATGTACCCAACTCCATTGATATGGACAATGAACAAAACCAGATTCTGCTGATCACAGGCCCGAACATGGCCGGAAAATCCACAGTGCTCCGGCAGGTGGCCCTGACTGTGATCATGGCCCAGATGGGGGCGTTCGTGCCGGCGCAAAACGCGTCTTTGTGCCTGGTGGACCGGATCTTCACCCGGGTGGGGGCTCTGGACAATTTAAGCGCCGGCCAGTCCACGTTCATGGTGGAAATGGAGGAAACCGCCAACATCGTGAACAATGCCACCCCCCGGTCCCTGGTGATTCTGGATGAAATCGGCCGGGGGACCTCCACATATGACGGCATGAGCATTGCCTGGGCCGTGGCCCGGTATCTTCATGATCTGGCCGGAAAAGGCGTCAAAACCCTGTTTGCCACCCATTATCACGAACTGATCCGGCTGGCGGACACCCATCCCCGGATACGAAATTTTCATATCGCGGTCAAAGAATTCAACGACAATATCGTTTTTTTGCGGCAGCTGAAAAAAGGGGGGACCAACAAAAGCTACGGCATTCAGGTGGCCCGCCTGGCCGGAGTTCCCCATGAAATTATAGAAGATGCCAAACAGATCATGACCGCAATTGAACAAACCGATCCCAGGCAGATACCGCATGAACCGCACGTTCGAAAACCCGCTTCCGGAAAACGAAGAAAAAAAAATATCGCTGATGGACAGATGGAGCTGTTCACCCCCAAGGAAACCGAATTGGTGGAGATGCTCAAACAGGTGGATATTTCCGGAATGACCCCCCTGGACGGCTTGAATTTTTTAAACGACATGAAAAAAAAGGCAGGTATCTGA
- a CDS encoding LapA family protein: MKTIKFLILLIILGLAGLLIYQNIDYFTSKEMLTLNLKFTQWTAPELPNWAFWGICLGLGLLITGIKGLGTAFGLGREIKKKDKQISELTALNTDLQARLDVFLHDPYIKKGLSDTKEPETDLPAPPEPTQSDDPDPAPSTPKE; this comes from the coding sequence ATGAAAACCATTAAATTTTTGATTCTGCTGATCATCCTTGGGCTGGCCGGACTTTTGATTTATCAGAACATCGATTATTTTACCTCAAAAGAAATGTTGACCCTGAATTTGAAATTCACCCAATGGACCGCACCGGAACTGCCCAACTGGGCGTTCTGGGGAATCTGCCTGGGTCTGGGCCTGTTGATCACAGGGATCAAGGGACTGGGCACGGCGTTCGGCCTGGGCAGAGAAATCAAGAAAAAAGACAAACAGATCTCGGAACTGACAGCGTTGAACACCGACCTGCAGGCCCGTCTGGATGTATTTCTTCATGATCCTTATATTAAAAAAGGGCTGTCCGACACCAAAGAACCTGAAACCGATCTGCCAGCGCCGCCGGAGCCCACCCAATCAGACGACCCGGATCCGGCCCCATCAACTCCCAAGGAATAG